One genomic window of Misgurnus anguillicaudatus chromosome 12, ASM2758022v2, whole genome shotgun sequence includes the following:
- the tmem218 gene encoding transmembrane protein 218 has translation MGEMVLGVGAGVFIIALIWIVTLALAIFLTRATGPTKLGIIPVFLLAITITLVLVFFPRASEVPSAEREVQIVDTFFIGRYVLLSLVSVVFLATLFMLLPLHFLEPVYAKPLRTH, from the exons ATGGGTGAGATGGTATTGGGTGTTGGTGCAGGAGTGTTCATCATCGCTTTAATCTGGATAGTGACTCTCGCGCTTGCTATCTTTCTGACGCGGGCAACCGGTCCAACAAA GTTAGGGATCATCCCTGTTTTTCTTCTTGCGATCACCATCACACTGGTCCTCGTGTTCTTCCCGCGTGCCTCTGAAGTTCCCTCCGCTGAGAGAGAAGTTCAG ATAGTGGATACTTTCTTCATCGGCCGCTATGTGCTCCTGTCCTTGGTGAGCGTTGTGTTCTTGGCAACCCTTTTCATGTTGCTGCCCTTACATTTCCTGGAGCCTGTGTATGCCAAGCCCCTGAGAACACACTAG